A genomic stretch from Sceloporus undulatus isolate JIND9_A2432 ecotype Alabama chromosome 5, SceUnd_v1.1, whole genome shotgun sequence includes:
- the CAND1 gene encoding cullin-associated NEDD8-dissociated protein 1: MASASYHISNLLEKMTSSDKDFRFMATNDLMTELQKDSIKLDDDSERKVVKMILKLLEDKNGEVQNLAVKCLGPLVSKVKEYQVETIVDTLCTNMLSDKEQLRDISSIGLKTVIGELPPASSGSALAANVCKKITGRLTSAIAKQEDVSVQLEALDIMADMLSRQGGLLVNFHPSILTCLLPQLTSPRLAVRKRTIIALGHLVMSCGNIVFVDLIEHLLTELSKNDSMSTTRTYIQCIAAISRQAGHRIGEYLEKIIPLVVKFCNVDDDELREYCIQAFESFVRRCPKEVYPHVTTIINICLKYLTYDPNYNYDDEDEDENAMDADGADDDDQGSDDEYSDDDDMSWKVRRAAAKCLDAVVSTRHEMLPEFYKTVSPALIARFKEREENVKADVFHAYLSLLKQTRPVQSWLCDPDAMEQGETPLTMLQSQVPNIVKALHKQMKEKSVKTRQCCFNMLTELVNVLPGALTQHVPVLVPGIIFSLNDKSSSSNLKIDALSCLYVILCNHAPQVFHPHVHALVPPVVACVGDPFYKITSEALLVTQQLVKVIRPLDQPSSFDATPYIKDLFTCTIKRLKAADIDQEVKERAISCMGQIICSLGDNLGSDLPSTLQIFLERLKNEITRLTTVKALTLIAGSPLKIDLRPILGEGVPILASFLRKNQRALKLGTLAALDILIKNYSDSLTAAMIDAVLDELPPLISESDMHVSQMAISFLTTLAKVYPSSLSKISGSILNELIGLVRSPLLQGGALSAMLEFFQALVVTGTSNLGYMDLLRMLTGPVYSQSTALTHKQSYYSIAKCVAALTRACPKEGPAVVGQFIQDVKNSRSTDSIRLLALLSLGEVGHHIDLSGQIELKSVILEAFSSPSEEVKSAASYALGSISVGNLPEYLPFVLQEITSQPKRQYLLLHSLKEIISSASVQGLKPYVESIWSLLLKHCECAEEGTRNVVAECLGKLTLIDPETLLPRLKGYLASGSSYARSSVVTAVKFTISDHPQPIDPLLKNCIGDFLKTLEDPDLNVRRVALVTFNSAAHNKPSLIRDLLDTVLPHLYNETKVRKELIREVEMGPFKHTVDDGLDIRKAAFECMYTLLDSCLDRLDIFEFLNHVEDGLKDHYDIKMLTFLMLVRLSTLCPSAVLQRLDRLVEPLRATCTTKVKANSVKQEFEKQDELKRSAMRAVAALLTIPEAEKSPLMSEFQSQISSNPELAAIFESIQKDSSSTNLESMDTS; the protein is encoded by the exons GTTCTGCGTTAGCAGCTAATGTTTGCAAAAAAATTACTGGTCGTCTCACTAGTGCAATTGCCAAGCAAGAAGATGTGTCTGTTCAGTTAGAAGCCTTGGACATCATGGCTGATATGCTGAGCAG gCAAGGAGGACTGCTTGTTAACTTCCATCCTTCTATTCTGACCTGTCTGCTTCCTCAGCTGACGAGTCCAAGGCTTGCTGTGAGAAAAAGAACAATAATTGCTCTAGGTCATCTTGTTATGAGTTGTGGCAACATAGTGTTTGTTGATCTTATTGAGCATCTGTTGACAGAACTTTCCAAAAATGATTCCATGTCAACAACTAGGACCTATATACAGTGTATTGCTGCCATCAGTAGGCAAGCAGGTCATAGAATAG GTGAATACCTTGAGAAAATTATCCCTTTGGTAGTAAAATTTTgtaatgttgatgatgatgaactTCGAGAATATTGCATTCAAGCATTTGAATCATTTGTTAGAAG ATGTCCTAAAGAAGTTTATCCTCATGTCACTACCATTATAAACATTTGTCTTAAGTACCTTACTTATGATCCCAATTATAAttatgatgatgaggatgaagatgaaAATGCTATGGACGCTGATGGTGCAGACGATGATGATCAAG GGAGTGATGATGaatatagtgatgatgatgacatgagCTGGAAGGTTAGACGTGCAGCTGCAAAATGCTTGGATGCTGTAGTCAGTACACGGCATGAAATGCTACCAGAGTTCTACAAGACAGTGTCTCCTGCTTTAATTGCTAGATTCAAGGAGCGAGAAGAGAATGTAAAAGCAGATGTTTTCCATGCCTACCTCTCTCTCTTAAAACAAACTCGACCTGTGCAGAGTTGGCTTTGTGATCCTGATGCAATGGAACAAGGAGAGACACCTTTAACAATGCTTCAGAGTCAG GTTCCCAACATTGTTAAAGCCTTGCACAAACAAATGAAGGAAAAAAGTGTGAAGACTCGCCAGTGTTGTTTTAACATGCTAACGGAATTGGTCAATGTTTTGCCTGGTGCTCTCACACAACATGTTCCTGTACTTGTTCCAG GCATAATTTTTTCACTGAATGACAAATCAAGTTCTTCTAATCTGAAGATAGATGCTTTATCGTGTTTGTATGTGATCCTCTGTAATCACGCTCCCCAAGTTTTTCATCCTCATGTTCATGCATTGGTGCCTCCTGTTGTCGCATGTGTTGGAGACCCATTTTATAAAATAACATCAGAGGCACTTTTGGTTACCCAGCAGCTTGTGAAAGTCATTCGCCCTTTGGATCAGCCTTCCTCTTTTGATGCCACTCCTTATATCAAAGATTTGTTTACTTGTACAATCAAGAGACTGAAAGCTGCTGATATTGATCAGGAAGTAAAAGAGAGGGCAATCTCCTGTATGGGTCAAATCATTTGCAGTCTTGGTGACAATCTTGGATCTGACTTACCTAGTACACTTCAGATCTTCCTAGAGAGACTGAAAAATGAGATCACTCGGTTAACCACTGTGAAGGCTTTGACTCTTATAGCTGGTTCACCTCTGAAGATAGATCTAAGGCCAATTCTAGGAGAGGGTGTTCCTATTCTTGCTTCATTTCTCAGAAAGAACCAGCGAGCTTTGAAACTTGGAACACTTGCTGCTTTAGACATTTTAATCAAAAACTACAGTGACAGTTTGACAGCTGCTATGATTGATGCTGTCCTAGATGAGCTTCCACCTCTTATTAGTGAGAGTGATATGCATGTCTCACAAATGGCTATTAGTTTTTTGACCACACTAGCTAAAGTTTATCCTTCGTCTCTCTCAAAAATCAGTGGGTCCATACTGAATGAACTTATTGGGCTAGTGAGGTCACCACTTTTGCAGGGTGGAGCACTTAGTGCCATGCtagaatttttccaagctctggttgtaACTGGAACAAGTAATTTGGGATATATGGATTTATTGCGCATGCTAACAGGGCCTGTGTATTCTCAGAGTACAGCACTTACTCATAAGCAGTCTTATTATTCCATTGCCAAATGTGTAGCTGCCCTTACACGAGCATGCCCCAAAGAGGGACCAGCAGTAGTAGGTCAATTTATTCAGGATGTCAAGAACTCAAGATCTACAGATTCCATTCGTCTCTTAGCTTTGCTTTCTCTTGGGGAAGTTGGACATCATATTGACTTAAGTGGGCAAATAGAGCTAAAATCTGTGATACTAGAAGCATTCTCCTCTCCTAGTGAAGAAGTGAAGTCTGCAGCTTCTTATGCATTGGGCAGCATCAGTGTCGGCAATCTTCCTGAATATCTTCCATTTGTCTTACAAGAAATAACCAGCCAACCTAAAAGGCAATACCTTTTGCTCCATTCCTTGAAGGAGATAATTAGCTCTGCATCAGTTCAAGGTCTCAAACCATATGTGGAGAGCATCTGGTCTTTGCTCCTGAAACATTGTGAATGTGCAGAAGAGGGTACCAGGAATGTCGTTGCTGAATGCTTGGGGAAGCTGACATTAATAGACCCAGAAACTCTACTCCCACGTCTCAAAGGATATTTGGCATCAG GATCATCATATGCTCGAAGTTCAGTGGTTACTGCCGTGAAGTTCACCATATCTGATCATCCACAGCCCATTGATCCTCTATTAAAGAACTGTATAG GTGACTTTCTGAAAACATTGGAAGATCCAGATCTTAATGTGAGACGTGTAGCTCTGGTAACATTTAATTCAGCAGCACACAATAAGCCTTCACTTATAAGGGACCTTCTAGATACTGTGCTTCCACATCTTTATAATGAAACAAAAGTCAGGAAAGAATTAATAAGAGAG GTGGAAATGGGGCCTTTTAAGCATACAGTTGATGATGGTCTTGATATTAGAAAGGCAGCTTTTGAGTGCATGTACACTCTTCTGGATAGTTGTCTGGATAGACTAGacatctttgaattcttaaaCCATGTCGAAGATGGCTTGAAGGATCACTATGATATTAAG ATGCTAACATTTTTAATGCTGGTAAGGTTATCTACACTATGTCCAAGTGCAGTATTGCAGAGGCTGGATAGACTGGTTGAACCTTTGCGTGCTACATGTACAACTAAG gtaaaagcaaattctgtgaaacAGGAATTTGAAAAGCAAGATGAACTGAAGCGTTCTGCCATGAGAGCAGTGGCAGCACTATTAACCATTCCAGAAGCAGAAAAGAGTCCTCTGATGAGTGAATTTCAGTCACAAATAAGCTCTAATCCTGAGCTTGCTGCCATCTTCGAAAGTATCCAAAAAGATTCATCATCTACTAATTTGGAATCAATGGACACTAGTTAA